TTCGTCTTTCAGAAACGGAATTGTTACAGTGAGGAAGTACATTGAAAGAGGAGGTCATGAATCATGTCAGAACAACGTATCGTATTAGCGGCACGACCAAACGGAAAACCAACAGGGGAAACATTCCGTTATGAATCATTTGAGTTAGCAGAGTTGAAGGAAGGGCAAGTCGCACTGGAGTCACTCTATATCTCGGTCGATCCATACATGCGGGGACGTATGAACGATGCGCGCTCTTACTCGCAACCGTTTGAGATTGATGAACCGATTCACGGTGGTGTCGTGGCGCGAGTCATTGAGTCTAAAAGTGAGGCACTCAAGTCAGGCGATGTCGTCGTCGGGATGCTCGATTGGGCAACAAAGGCAGTCGTCGATGCGAAAAGTGTCCGTAAAATCGATGAGCAGATTGCACCGATTTCAACAGCACTCGGTGTTCTCGGAATGACAGGGATGACGGCGTATTTCGGATTGCTTGATATCGGGAATCCACAATCAGGGGAAACGGTCGTCGTATCGGCAGCAGCAGGGGCTGTTGGATCGATCGTTGGTCAAATTGCTAAAATCAAAGGTGCTCGTGTCGTCGGAATCGCAGGAAGTGACGAAAAGCTACAACACTTAAAAGCAGATCTTGGTTTTGATGAAGTCATCAATTATAAAACGGAAGACATCGGGGGAGCGTTAGACCGGACATGTCCAAACGGCATCGATGTCTATTTTGAAAACGTCGGTGGTGAAATCGGTGATGCAGTCCTTGATCGACTCAATCCATTCGCGCGGGTACCGGTTTGTGGTGCCATTTCCGGTTATAATGCACAACAGGACATCGGTCCACGTGTTCAATCGAAATTAATCATCGCGCGTGCGCGCATGCAAGGTTTCCTAGTAGGTGACTATGGCAAACGATTCAAGGAAGCAGCTGAGCAACTTGGTCAATGGGTTAGTGAAGGGAAGTTACAATACGAAGAGACGATTTTTGAAGGATTCGATCGTGTACCAGATGCCTTCCTCGGATTATTTGATGGTTCGAACACAGGGAAACTATTAGTAAAAGTGAAGTAAATATGCCAAAAGAGGTTGCGGAATTATTTCCGCAACCTCTTTTTCTATGGCGTGAGATTCATGAATCTTTTCGATCGCGCTCGAGCTCTTCTGGATCAGGATCCGGATGTTGTGTTTCCGCAGGCTTGATTCCGGGATCTGATGTCTCAGCTGGATCAGGATCCGGGTGAAGACCAACGTCTGCCTTTTCATCTGGTAAATCATGATTTTTTTCGTTTAACATGTCCAGTCATCTCCTTTTATCAGTACGTAGTAATGTTTCCCCGTTTTTTAAATCCAAAACAATGAGAGTGCATAGGATTCGTTTTTGAAAACATGTGAATGACTTCCACGGACAAGAAAGCGAAAGTGGTCGATTTCCTAGGAAATACAGGTTGACTGAAATGGAATGTAAGGAAAATCCAAAAAAGCTTCATGAAGTCTTTACAAAAACCTTGCAAGTCCTTCAAGTAGCCTTTGAACTGCTTCCGTAGACTAAGAAAGAGTTGAAAAGAGGAAGGGTGTTTACGTGTGAGTGATCAAAAATGGAAACGACAAATCATGCAACAACTGAACTGGGTCCGCGAAGAGAAAAAACGACTAACAAGCGCGACGACCGCAAGTAAAGAGGCACTCGAAAAACTCCGTCAGTTAGAGGTCTTGCGACTGCCAACGGTTCGAACTTCTAATAAAACGACGACACGTTACCGACAAAATAGCCAAGCATCACTGCTGAATCAATTGGAT
This region of Exiguobacterium acetylicum DSM 20416 genomic DNA includes:
- a CDS encoding NADP-dependent oxidoreductase translates to MSEQRIVLAARPNGKPTGETFRYESFELAELKEGQVALESLYISVDPYMRGRMNDARSYSQPFEIDEPIHGGVVARVIESKSEALKSGDVVVGMLDWATKAVVDAKSVRKIDEQIAPISTALGVLGMTGMTAYFGLLDIGNPQSGETVVVSAAAGAVGSIVGQIAKIKGARVVGIAGSDEKLQHLKADLGFDEVINYKTEDIGGALDRTCPNGIDVYFENVGGEIGDAVLDRLNPFARVPVCGAISGYNAQQDIGPRVQSKLIIARARMQGFLVGDYGKRFKEAAEQLGQWVSEGKLQYEETIFEGFDRVPDAFLGLFDGSNTGKLLVKVK